In uncultured Methanobacterium sp., the following proteins share a genomic window:
- a CDS encoding ABC-ATPase domain-containing protein, producing MEQKEKIVSILNRIDGRGYKAYLDLKGSYDFDLFSLTIQHVQRDPFASPSRLVVEVYENSFPAELYQNSARKIALEDYISRAFRMGIEKFTDNRRGSGKSGIIHIDAGNQEILQRSSVIISPDKLEIRFQLGLPARGRRIMGREAQRILMKILPEIVSYSCCYENLPSDELIRHVQTFEDAECLRNQLKEQDLVAFIADGAILPRESGVSDRPLSNALPFKSPLSLQVAMETGQECSVIGMGIPEGVSLIVGGGYHGKSTLLRAVELGVYNHIPGDGREQVVTRVDAVKIRAEDGRRVEKVDVSSFIHNPPRIGDTTSFSTDNASGSTSQAANIIESLEAGSKLLLFDEDTSATNFMIRDERMQRLVKRDKEPITPFIDRVDELYMDHGVSSVLVMGGSGDYFQKADTVIMMDNYQPHNVTMEARKISEEMPVNRETESQGKFSYRQRYPHSGSIKPYKGKRLKLDSRGVFNLIIGSQTVDLSQVEQLVESGQTRAISYALYQFHKNFVQNHEGNSVKNGSKTRNMAGVLDYLEKRISNEGT from the coding sequence ATGGAACAGAAAGAAAAAATAGTCTCCATTTTAAATCGAATTGATGGAAGAGGATACAAAGCGTATCTGGATCTTAAGGGTAGTTATGATTTTGATTTATTTTCACTCACAATTCAACACGTGCAGAGGGATCCCTTTGCCAGCCCTTCCAGGTTAGTAGTGGAAGTTTATGAGAATTCATTCCCTGCCGAACTTTACCAGAACAGTGCCCGGAAGATTGCACTGGAAGATTACATTTCCCGGGCCTTCAGGATGGGTATTGAAAAGTTCACAGACAACCGGCGAGGAAGTGGGAAAAGTGGTATTATTCATATTGATGCAGGTAATCAGGAAATACTCCAGCGCAGCAGTGTGATTATCTCTCCAGATAAGTTGGAGATACGTTTCCAGCTGGGTTTACCCGCCAGGGGCAGGAGAATAATGGGGCGTGAAGCTCAGAGGATATTGATGAAGATTTTGCCTGAAATTGTTTCCTATTCCTGTTGTTATGAGAATCTTCCTTCAGATGAATTAATCCGCCATGTTCAAACTTTTGAAGATGCTGAGTGCCTGCGTAACCAGCTTAAAGAGCAGGATTTGGTGGCTTTCATTGCAGACGGTGCTATTCTTCCCCGAGAAAGTGGTGTTTCAGATAGGCCACTTTCTAATGCCTTACCCTTCAAATCACCACTGTCACTCCAGGTTGCTATGGAAACAGGGCAGGAGTGTTCTGTTATAGGTATGGGTATTCCAGAAGGTGTTAGTCTTATTGTGGGTGGAGGTTACCATGGAAAGTCCACTTTACTCCGGGCTGTGGAGCTGGGTGTGTACAACCATATTCCTGGAGATGGCAGAGAACAGGTGGTTACCAGGGTAGATGCGGTTAAAATCAGGGCCGAAGATGGACGCCGTGTTGAAAAGGTTGATGTTAGTAGTTTTATTCATAATCCTCCGAGAATTGGGGATACAACTAGTTTTTCCACGGATAATGCCTCGGGTTCTACCTCGCAGGCTGCCAACATTATCGAATCCCTGGAAGCAGGATCCAAACTTCTTTTATTTGATGAAGATACTTCAGCTACTAACTTTATGATTCGAGATGAGAGAATGCAGCGCCTGGTTAAAAGGGATAAGGAACCAATCACACCATTTATTGACCGGGTGGATGAGCTTTACATGGACCATGGAGTTTCTTCAGTACTGGTAATGGGTGGTTCTGGTGATTACTTCCAGAAGGCAGACACTGTGATTATGATGGATAATTACCAGCCCCACAACGTCACCATGGAGGCCAGGAAGATTTCAGAAGAAATGCCGGTTAATCGTGAAACAGAATCACAGGGTAAATTCAGTTACAGGCAGCGTTATCCTCACTCTGGATCCATCAAACCGTATAAAGGAAAACGATTGAAGCTGGATAGTAGGGGTGTTTTTAATCTGATTATTGGTTCTCAAACAGTTGATCTTTCCCAGGTAGAGCAGCTGGTTGAATCCGGACAGACTAGAGCCATCAGTTACGCTCTTTACCAGTTCCATAAAAACTTTGTGCAGAATCATGAG